The nucleotide sequence GTGAGCCATGAGCACAACCAAATCATATAAGTAAATATTGTGATAATTGAAGATAAATAAAAAAACACTTCCCACAATTCAATCGAATACTCACTATCAACTGATTTGGAATAGAAATACAACAGTAGAAACACAATAAAGTACCCGAGGATTCTTATTACATGTATAAACCATCGATCTCTATACGGTAACCAGATTAATAACTTAAGTTTGTAGTAATTAGAATTAAATATTTGATAGAGGACGATCATAAATACTATCACATGGAATAGACCAAAAAGTAAAATAACTAAACTACTTAATATTGCTCCTCCAATTAGGCTAAATGGCTCGGGGTCTTCAATTCTATTTGAATAACTATTCATCATCCCCACGAAAGAAATGCAGGATATTAATGCAATGATAAAGCTCAATAACCAAAACAACACTTTTAATGTCTTCGAATCTATGATCATCTATATCCCTCAAATCTAGAAAGATTATTGGACTGAATTCTTATTCTTTCTTATGTTTTATCAGTATTCGGAGGCTTCGGATAATGTTATTGAATTCACGACGTCCCACCACCTTAACCCCGAAGGTCGACCGCGATGCGGTTAGGTCGTGCGGATGTGTCCCGACATCAACTTCCTCGACTTATCTCCCGGGACCGAGGCGGCTTGTCCTTCGATGTGTGATCACATTGTTATGTGATGTCCTATGCCTTCTTGAGTTGCTCAATCACTTCACTTCTTAATCGGGAAATATATCTCTATCTCAGATTCCTCTGAGTCTGCCCCTTTATGAAGATCACCATAGACTTCGATATTATATCGGTCATTTAATACATATTCATTCTTCTCAAGCCAAATCGTGTATAAGTAATCATGGACTTTACCTATATTCTCCGCTAATCCTCTGTGGGTAAAAACTATATAGTCGTTTTCCGGTAATGTCTTAGTTACCATACCTTCAGGTACATCGTTAAATGAAGAAACTTCAACTCCAATAAAATATTCAAATTTATCGGTTTCTTGATTATAGTTTTCTGGATCAGTTGACACGCCTAAAACTTCAAGTTTATTTATGTTTGTAGTTATTTTAGAGATTCGCCCTTTAAACTCCGATGCCAACAACTGTGGTTTCTTTTCTGTGATAACCTCATCGAGAGTGACGCTTA is from Candidatus Cohnella colombiensis and encodes:
- a CDS encoding GyrI-like domain-containing protein, coding for MENKIIHRPSIKLIGQAISVTLDEVITEKKPQLLASEFKGRISKITTNINKLEVLGVSTDPENYNQETDKFEYFIGVEVSSFNDVPEGMVTKTLPENDYIVFTHRGLAENIGKVHDYLYTIWLEKNEYVLNDRYNIEVYGDLHKGADSEESEIEIYFPIKK